The Quercus robur chromosome 3, dhQueRobu3.1, whole genome shotgun sequence DNA segment ATAGGATCCTCGCGATTTTTGTCTCATTTCTCCCCAATCTCTTTCGATAGAAAGGCTTCTCTACTTctcccaaaaacccaaaactcaatcTTTTCATCTTCCTTACTTCATTTTCAGTCTCAAGATCATTGTTTTTCATCTGGTATGATACTTTCTTCCTCtttatcatgcatttcatgatctttgacctaacttttggggtttttgaaattttttgagattttttcaaaacttttgagtttttgttaaaattttgggatgggtttttgttcAGATAGTTTTAAaacatcatgcattgcatcacatttgcattataacaatgtttcatgcatttagatgtgtgtttactttgttgaaatgatgtgtgctggtaggtttggattagACTAAGCCCATGATGTATTTTAAGTTTgcatatcacatgttcatgcattttcatgcatatgtacctttaatcttttatattctTCTATATTATGTTGTTGGTGCTTTTTTTattgtctctctttctccctctctctctctctttcttgcgtTAGTCTACACTATTGCACCCAAATGCAAATCCGCTCCGTCCCAAAACCCTTTTTGTTTtggggcatcttcttcttcctctgacTCCACTCCATCTCATGTTCAGTTCTGTGCTGAGAAGGCCTGTAAggacttcttggagaacttttgtaaacgaggcattcattcagaACGCCAAGTCATCTTATCGGACTTTTCTGATACTGACCTACCCACTGTCATCTACAGTaagggttgggagtcactgtgtggcGCCTCGATCACATGCCCTTCCATGAAaatacaggagttttactccaatatgcacagAATTGATACTTCTGTACCTCATTTCTTCTCTCGCGTTCAAGATATGCGCATAGTAGTTACTCCAAAGATTGTCTCCAAGGTACTACATGTTCCTAAGGtagcgcatcctgactaccctggtTGCAATCGTCTGAGAACagtgtccaaagacgaactcTCGTCTCTTTTTTGTGAGGCACCTTCTTCTTGGGGTGACcgtcaaaacaccccttgctcgGCCTTTACTAAAGGTCTGAGGTTcctgaacatggtgatgacattcattcttcatcctttgtctcactataatgctatcacagagcctcatgCTCGATTTTTGCTATCCCTCTTAGAGGATATCTCTATCGACTTCCCTTCTCACTTCATTCTTTCTCTTATAGATGTTTTTAGAGATACGACGACCCATGATAAGCTTATTTTTCTTTCAGCTATCACGCGACTTCTTCGCCACTTTTTTGTCTCTTATCTCGAGTCTCCTTATTTTCCTGTGATGTGTGCCATAGATGCAGCTACCATTCAATGGAGCGAGGCACAGCTTAGACCGAGGCAGCCCCGGACAGAGACGGCGACTCCTCCTACTTCCATCGCTCCATCCACCTCCGTTCCTTTGTCTTCTATGGGTGGAGTGACActtgaggccatcatggcatAGCTTATGTgcatggatgcttgccttgaCACTCTCAATGATGAGTTGTGTTAGGTGAACACTCGTGTTGGTCGTATCGCACGACGATAGGCTGTCATGGGTGGTTTCACTATTGCTTTTTCTCTATCTCCACCGGCGTCTGAGGATGAGAGTGACGATGGCACTGACAGTGATGAtgctgatgaggatgatggtgcTCGCTCACCTAGTGaggatgagatgtctacttgatgtacttgccctttgtcactcatgacaaaaagggggagtagttttgagattagagtagtcatactcatagggggagggttagtataggagattttgtaattgggggagTGTATATGAGgaatgtagtgaggatttttgtattttttattttctttctattttagatacattatctcTTGTACATTAGTCTTGTGACCACTTAGTGATAGcaaacattgtacttatctttgatatatatttgatgatgtTGTTATCACGTTTCACCTATCtttccatgtgttgtttcttttatttctttatacacatgtttcttatttaatgtatgcaatcttatatttctgtttcacactaagttgacttgatgagttttgtttaaagtgttttagaaatacaggttgtcaaaatcttcttgccatgaactctcttcttgcaaaatttttcaagagtttgtgttaggatagattttattgtattcaacaagtgagtatgagttgagtgatttatgacttctctcatatgttcatttgtttattgtggttttggcacagattgccaaagtggaagattgttaggacatatgtgaatcatgttaggaacatatgtcaacattttatgtaattagctaatcctttgacaaaacacactttacttgtaattgagtagatttaggatgtgtttaatgcttcaaggaataAGGTCTCAAGTTTGTGTTAAAGCCTTGCAAGTCTGTTtgagaatcaagtgaagaagtgttggattttaaaactcgacagctaccTCGATAGCTAGTGTCTATCGAGGTGTAAAAAGCTACTGAAGCCTgaagctcgatagctagctcgatagataccctatatgtcgagatttatgaaaaacagattttcagttctgttttgcaTCCAATCCGTgtgtatatgtttgggctttcttttctcactaccctaaacatatataaggattattttaagtgCTGTCAAAGGTTGTGtgagtgtgaagcaaagttgtgttcatgcaaattgtgaccggagacagaatttgccctagttcatctttctattgAAGAAggtgctgtgtttgtacaccttagagttttatgaccaaggagcttcgtgatcttcatcatgtgatgaattgaagaactttgcagccaacatctttttcaagttggtgattaagtcgtgtactaggatccgcgcatcTATTGGTTACTCATGTACTGGAAGCCGTGcattaaaaaagagagattgtcactacagaacaagttcaattaggtattggggtaagggttcaactgtaggttggtataaggtactatgattcctttacttgtaaccacttgttttgataatagtggattctcgagagtggtgaccttaaaatcacctggtggggtttttgccctataggttttccccattcataaacaaattaccgtgtcaatttaatttttgctgcatttagttatttggtaatttttgctACCATgcatattgcatgttaattaacttaattaattcatttgactaattaattggttaatttatcacaaggggtcaatacagcCTATTAAAAAACACCACGTCAACTatgaattttctctcaatttttgggtctttctctttcattcattctttctttcattttctctctctttgcccCTCTCTCCAACATCGTCAATGTCGCTTAAGAAACAAAGGCCCCAAGATCATAGCTCTCTGGAAAAAAGGGGGTAAAAGCGGGACAATAGatgaggaaataaaaaaaagggaataaaagATCCTTTTGCCAAAAGCCAAAGAAGCTCTATTGTGCAAGGTGGGTGTGCAGGACCAGCAGGTTATTGTCTTCCTTTTGTAGAgccattttcattttacttgtTAAACCATCATTTATTCTATCTCGatcttgtttttaatttctttattttgttttttttttcttcattgttttGAGCAGTTGTTTGGCCGCATAATTTACTGTATATTTCTTGTTGATTTGGGCTTATTGAAGACCCAACACGTTACCACCGAATGGCCAAATCTATTCGACGTCAAAAACTTCAATTGATTTTTATCCCTCcatggttttcttttcttaggTTCAGTTGTATATTAAGATTGAAAGGGAAGCAAACTTGGGTTTTGTcaaccaaaaaatacaaaatcagACTTGGGTTTTCTCTTAGCTTTCAGAATTCACTTTTTCCCAAGTTCTGATCTTGAAGCCTCTAATGTTCAAGCAGAGGTGATAATGTTGGAGAGATAGCTAGGAAGAggcagagagaaggaaagaaagagagaatgaaagagaaagacccaaaaattgagagaaaattcatAGTTGATATGGTGTTTTTTTTACCTTTGGATGTGTCATTTGCCACGTGTCAATCATCTAGATAAAAACGGGAGAAAACATGAGGATTTGAAACGGGAGGGGAGTCGGACCTGGAATTAAATTACCAAACAagcatataaataaatagtgtAATGATAGAAAcatgaatatttttataaatatatttcacaattttctaaGGTGATCCATTGTGGTTAGAATAACATTTCTTTTATATGACCTTACCATTGAGACTACTATTATTATGCACCAATCATCATTGTCCATATCATcagtttgtgaaaaaaaaaaagttacgaAAATGTTTGCGCTGTTAGacttattattgaaataaatattttagaagCGCATTAAGGGAGGTCTCCACTTGTTCTTCTACATTTTTGATGAATGAGTGGcacaagaaaaaggagaaaaattgtGGCATGTATAAGATGATCTTAAGATTCATGAATGAAGTCAAGAGATTTTACTAGGTAAAATTAAGTGTAAAGATGAAATTTCTCAACCAATCACAATTTGACACATCATACCACTGAGTCCATGTTGTATGTTCAAAATTGCCAATTATAAAGTGTCAAATGCTACTTAATGcccactatttttattttaagactCACAAAAATTCGCTAAGTGACaccaattgaaaattaaaaaaaaaagaaagaaaagaaagtgccGATCAcatgttaatattttaatttaaagtaACAGAAGTAGtttgattatatattttcatttactACTTGAAATTAAGACactttgaaaaattaaatgatgCCATATATTTCTTAGAGAACGAAACTTAAAGTCCCTCCATTTAAACTATTACATGTGTTGCctatcaaaattaattatttgtcaCTGAACCTCATCAAGACTTAGAAGCACATATTTAATCATTTCTTATAGAAGGGACACTCTCAAAAGTTTTGAAGCTTTGCTGGAATCAACCTTTAAAACCTCCAAGAATTTCATCATTCAAAACTTCATTCGATTGAAACTTTTAAATTCGAAAAACATTTGAAGAAACATTCATTCAAATCATGATTCTAAGTCTCAGAGTTTTACTAGAATCAAACTCCAAGGCCTTCAAAAGCTTATGTAACTTTAGATCCATCAGAGATTTGTCGGATTCCAGCTTTAAAGGTCAAAAGAATTTCTACTTACAAGTCTTCAAATACAAAGCATATTCCAAGAGCACAAAGATCGAGAACAATGAAGAGTCTCAAACAAGTGCACAAGTAGAAATTAATTGCAATTTTGTTCCAAAGACCTCACAGTCTATTTTCCTATTGAAACAAAGGACATCTTTTGTTTGAATCAATATTTGCATTGGCACAATTCTTGAATcaaagaccttttttttttttttccctctctcaaAGTGATTGAATCATAGAATTATTCCCTTATAATAGAATAAATTACATAGAATTTTACCCACTTATTCATCAATTTATATTTACATTTGTGGCACTTTCAATAGTTTAATTTCcaaacttgaaattttgtgtttacatTAGGGGGGGGACCTACTCTCTTAGAGCCTGGTCCATTCATAAATGGACATCAAGAGATTTTAATACCCAAACGTGTGTGTTTGGACATATGTTTTGGACATATGCTCGCAAGTGGATGAGACCCTTTTTTTAAGGATTTGTTGTCTATGCCCAGGTTGTGTCATGTCCATCGATATTTGCATCCGTGCTGCATACTTCTCTAgaagatttcaaattttggtttttaactCAAGTATGATTTACAAACATACGCCAAACATTATAGTTAGGCTAAAGTCCCTTTCTTTGGTCTACAACTAGCCTTTGTACAACACTTGCGAGCATTAATTCCGATCGTGGACAAGTTGATCCGAAATTGCAAATATTCTGATTTTAAATGAGTAGGTCTCTAGTCTCCAACTCCGCATGATTGATGTTCTGCCAAGCATCCACGAGATTTTGAGCACTGCTTTATCTTGTCTATAAAAACGAGGACTAAGATccggatatatatatatatatatatatatatatatttatatatttatatattttatttttacttttaatttttttactctaTTAAATCTTAGCCTTTTTGCCTCCtacattttgggtttgtttccATTTTCCTCACATTTCTTTCGTTcctattttgatttttaaaattttgaaatcgttttTAGTGTCATCTCTGCCGTTATTTCATTAATGTGAATTGTTTACATGACACAGAGTGCATAGCTGACACACAAAATGCTTACGtgatcattaaaataataataaaaatttttaattaacattAAAAGAAGTACATAATTCTCAGATTAATCTGAGGCTGGCTATGCTCTCAGCCATTTAAGAAAGTACATAATTCTCCTCTAAAAGTAGTGGTCAAGACGCAGTAGTCTCTTCTATTCTCATTATAAACACCATCAACAACATCTTGAAATGCACCACCACTCTGGTTTTTGCACTTTATTCTCATCTCCCCTTTGAACTTTTGCTAATTGGCATTCACTTTTTCCCTTCATGAACATATATACTTCTAGAAATTAGTTTTGTGGCATTGGAAAAATTACAATTCGTTCACACACTAGGACAAAATAATGAGGGCGGCCACATTGAAAAGCATATAAGCTGGCTGCTCCACTATTCTTCATTCAAATAGTTTAGTgatcatttttacaaattgatatgataAGAATACGTCATGAGTCATGACTCACAACTTACCAAGTGATTATTGATAAAAGTGTAGTTGCAAAGGATAATTCTGGCCTATCTAGTGAAGCCTAGCACTACACTTTGTTAATTAGAGGATCAAGCCGACATACTAATCTTTCAGTCCCAACAAGTGTGATCTTATAGAGCATAAAGAATTGAATTAACCGAAATTAATACGCgcagaaatatatatatatatatatatatatatttatatatattttttttgaatgagcaAGTTATATTTTCCAGCCAACCCCCCAGGATTTTCATTACCATTCTCCATTCACCACCTTACTCCAACCGCGCTAATTGCCTCCAGATGGTCACCAGTATGTTATCACAGATGCATATCCAACAGATCCTTGATGGACTAAATTGCAATTTACACTTTCAAAGTTTAGGGTAATTTAGATTTTCTCATctaaagtttataaaaaaaagtcctCCATTTATATATGTTAAAGTGTTATATATATCTACCatatatataatcttaataaaattttattgcattataCTTCATTATCCATCTATTGTTGACACGGTGGTGGAAGTTAAATGAATCATAGAacaattaattatgatgtcatttTGGGTGAGtcaaaagatattaaaaaaaaaaagtgatagtGAACtttaaaggacaaagtttagctttAATCATATTAGAGGAATATTCTCCAACTCATAAGGTAGTGATTTATAAGACTTTTATAAGACTATATATGTGTATTATTTTAACAAATcatgattaattaaaaatttcatgtgaCTAAAACTATATATAGATTATCTCTTCAATGACCACATAATAAGTTAGGAGAAGATAGTTCCAAAATGATTTGAAACTGGAAAAAATTTCCCTCTAAACTAAttaatttggagataaatttttcaaatttctactagcaaattaacatgattatatattttgaaaatttaactattagattgcatgttttttatgttattaaaaattcatgtcaaattttgttcaaattatatGTTAATTACTATTCGattcacaaatatatttttaatgcataatttaaaattacaaaaacttaaaatttaaaaatttgtttgataACATAAACATATTTATGCATAGTTTAAGAttacaaaagtttaaaatttaaacatttatttgaaaacatagctattaattttgacattcttaaaattttacaaacattGAAAATATAATGTTAAAAAGCAATCTaatagttaattttttaaaattcacatttaataaaaatatataagaaaagtttgagaattttctctccaaactatttaaaaaaaaaaaaattacctttgaAGCTAAATTTTCTTCTGACTTTTTGAAATTACCCGTAACTTTTTATGACTCCCGAGTCTGTCTCTCAACTGATTAAAAGTCTCCCTAAAATGATTGTACTAGGTTGACCTTTAAAAACAACGTTGCAAAATCTTCAAAGGCCCAAGAAAGTCAAGATGAGTCTATTTTACTGTGAACATGCCTTGAACTTTTCATTTTGGATAATGTGAACCCGGCCCAACTaatcttgagttttttttttttttttttgataggaactTATCTTGAGTTTAACCATACATGAACGTCACCTATCAAATCTACACATTTAACAGTAATTATAAGCATTAAAGTTTTCACacccctttttcttctttttcttgtggTGGGTCCTAACGAGTGAATGAAAATTCCATGTATGAGAGGATATGAAAATTCATGTTAATTTGCTTAtttaaagtaatttaaaaaaaaaagtttaagtcATTATTTCTTTACTTTATTGTTCTGCTGTAAAAGTTGATATATATTGGTgatttaagcaaaaaaaaaaaagaattattatcaattttattataaaaatttacaaaataatatgATAATAATGAATAATATTATTGTCGTATGCAAGTTTATCAAcaatataatatacaaaattttggaATGTTTAAAAGTTAAcgaatcaaattataaaatttatgaattaaaatttgtaatatcctaGAATCACAAGCTATTTATAATTTTGCCACCAAAATCAGAGGAGATTCAGGAGAAGCTCATGTGTCCAATTCCTTATGTCGGTGCAATTGGAAGTTGGTATATGTTATGGTTTATACTTGAACGAATATTTCATATGTTGTTATTATAGTTATAGTAAATATATGACAACTCTAGCTAGATGATGAGCAATGAAGGCCATATAATGGATCTTTTAATATTTAAGAGCTACTATAGATTTGGTCAAGAGTTTTGTACCTTAATTAGCATTTTTTAGTACTTCTAATAAAAGTATTTAAAGTTCAAATCCCTCCTCTTcaattatcaaataataataataataatagtttggTATATAACATATAGTAGTCAATATCCTACGAGAGATTGTTTTAGTTTGGTTAGgtgaatgaaatattttggtaattggTACTAGGTAATATCAATATATTTGATAAGCTCAAATATTAGCTTAAGTATATATATTAACCTAATGAATTATCTtaatttacatgttttataatatataattttttaattttttaaaattaattttaattttataggcCAAAAACATTAATATAGACCGAAACACAATATCCATACTCCATAGCTTAATCGATATAGTTCGATATTTTATCTGCTATGTTTTAGAAAAGAATCAATATCAGTTAATATCCAATACAGTACATACCATAGGTAGGATTGATACCATATTGACTACTTTGACATAGTGTTATCATAACAAAGCATCTAATGATTCTACATTATTCTGGCGGCCCGTTGATAATTCTTTCTATGTGGCAATACAATAAAGCTAGCAAAAGTAACTAGAAATTCTTTCAGCAAGTAATAATTGTTGTAGAGAGTTCTTTAAGCGTATATTTAGTATTTCGATTCTATTATTGGTTTTGCTACCATTATAAATTCCatattttgttaatgaaaattCTCCGTGTTTACCTGTGAATGTAGACGTTTATGTCCAACCCATGCAAATCTTatgctcctctctctctcttttggggGGTGAGGGGGGGGGGTGTGAAAACCtcttttttgtaattgttttgatttttttgcttaaatttgGCAAAAAGATACACAAACATGAAGTGCCTACCATGGCAACCAAGAAACCTAATGCTTCTCTTGATTTACCATTGATTTaacattacattttatttttaatttcttgagcTGCTTAATTAAGTGCACCTCTGCTAACAAAGGTACAATGGATAGCAAGATATTTAAACTAGGTATAGACTTATTAAGTTCACCTATACAAACTCCCTCTATATGTTGGTGTACTCCAGTAGTCTGATCCTGTGTTCTCACGGTAAATTTGAGGGGTACATGAGGTAGGAACTAAACAAAGACCTCTGCTCCTGAGATCAAGCTTTGTGTCTCCCTTATCTTTCCTATCCAAGCCTCCCCATGGATCCTGAAATTATCACCAAGAGAAGAATCGTTTCTGAGTTCTATTTTCAAGTCCTAGAAAGTGATTAACACGTACTTAATTACAGCcttgcttattttattttaccttgtGCGAATTCGTCTTCATATAAGGGTTACTCAGTAGCTGCAAAACGTATCAAAAGGTAGCATCATCAATATTGATTTAATTCTTATGTTTATAGAGAAATTGCAAACAAACAATAGGCTCGGTGTTTATTTTGTCACAAAGAATGTAAATAGTACTGATATGATAAGTGCTGCTCCTACTTCAGGAACAGGATCAtttcttttgttggttttgttttggtgCTAAGACTTTTACAGCTACTCGTCCCACTTCATTCAAATAGGGGACAAGTATAGAAGTCTATTTTTTTAGTCAATGTCATCCTTATAgtctttatttctttcattgCTTGTGTCATTAATATTTTCTTGCGTTAATTTATATAGAAATAGTATATGGTGGCAATGAAAATACTTATAATTGATGCTGCTGCTACTACTGCTAATAAAAAGGAAGAGTTCAAATGATTAAATCACCTGTACTTGTTCTTGTAGAAACTTTATATATTGAATAGCTTCAAAGAGCACAGATGCAGTATCAGTCTGAAAATCAATTGAAACATAAATCGATAATAAAGCTAATGTTTTAAAATGGGAGAACAAAAAAggataaggaaaaagaaagaaagaaagtcatAGTGCTCATGTGCTAACCTTTCCAAAAGGTGACACAATTTGCTGAAGGGCCGTGATTCTGTCCCCAAGCTTGACTTTTGGTGCCTGCACCTATTAAGTATGAAAAAGGTTTCTCTCAAGTAATCTACAcgattcttcttcttttaatttttatatatatattttttaatattttattttaaacctGAAAAATAACGTTTTCATTATATACCTTTACTGATGAAGCTGTAGGATTCTCTTGCTTTGGTTTTTTCAGGGCTGATTCTGAACCATCTTCAgaccttttcctttttccttcatttGCAATTCCCTGTCCTTTTCCATTATTTCTAGTCTGCATGGAGCAACTTGAATTTCTCAACTGAAACATTTGTGACAAAGAACAAATTATagagacaataaaaaaattaacgaaAAAACCCTTGATGGATCAAGAGTCATGAAAGTACACCTAGGAAGCTTTAATATGGTTACAAGTATcgtatatatatagacacaaggaTGGATAGGTCAATTTTTGAAGAATTAGGATTCGATACAATAaggataattaatttttataaattaatattttaaaccaCATATTATGctaattttagtttaaaaatatatagaaaatgctAAAACGTAAAATAATAGCTAATTAAGAAGCTGTTATTTTAATGAAgaaagtgagtgagagagatttttttaatagatattcATCGTATCCAATAGTATCTATATCAAAAGTGTTAAATATatacatgatatgattattaGTTTGAAATATCAATATTCATGCTACCTTGTTAAAACTACTCTATAGGTAATTAGGTATAAAGGAATGAGGCCAAAAAGGTAAAAATAGTTACCATAGAAGTTTGCAGCCCTTGCTTCTTATAATCAGAGGTGTTCAAAGATTTGAAACAGTTGTTAGGTGCATGAATGTCCATCAAGGGCTTGCCCATGCGATTACTGAAAGATATAACATCTGCAAAGCTTTTTATGCTTCTGCAAGAAGAAGAATTAGGCATCCCATAGAAGTATGATCTGGGATTATCTCCCATCAATGAGCTGTTAACTCCAATTTGATATCCAAGACCATTATTGTTGAATGATCTTCGTAATAAAGCAACTGGGGCTTCAGTCTCACGGCGTTCATTCTCAACTTTCATTTCATGACTATAACATGGAAATAAAGAAGAATTCCTAGTTGTTCCCAAGTCACATGATGTGGAATCAGCGAAGGCATGCTTCATGTGACAAAGATCAGGTTGTGAGTAATGATCCATGGAA contains these protein-coding regions:
- the LOC126717841 gene encoding transcription factor bHLH111 isoform X1; translation: MCEKERDMAEECIESSVATSSSTPTNWWDIPGASALPAWNNNPNSWHHQNPNSNSSCEEDVSISTSFTNASNHSGLTVESSRRLAEPASSNDLIGEHASDNNLWSHVLLSVGSNGELQNNQDVEENFVDALSSKSMSTGMFEPACDYLKKLDNSWEFTNSTSFNNFEKHINGFNDSVLDNERLNKLSNLVSTWSIAPPDPDVNRQFDPQTCNISLSSSMDHYSQPDLCHMKHAFADSTSCDLGTTRNSSLFPCYSHEMKVENERRETEAPVALLRRSFNNNGLGYQIGVNSSLMGDNPRSYFYGMPNSSSCRSIKSFADVISFSNRMGKPLMDIHAPNNCFKSLNTSDYKKQGLQTSMLRNSSCSMQTRNNGKGQGIANEGKRKRSEDGSESALKKPKQENPTASSVKVQAPKVKLGDRITALQQIVSPFGKTDTASVLFEAIQYIKFLQEQVQLLSNPYMKTNSHKDPWGGLDRKDKGDTKLDLRSRGLCLVPTSCTPQIYRENTGSDYWSTPTYRGSLYR
- the LOC126717841 gene encoding transcription factor bHLH111 isoform X2; translated protein: MCEKERDMAEECIESSVATSSSTPTNWWDIPGASALPAWNNNPNSWHHQNPNSNSSCEEDVSISTSFTNASNHSGLTVESSRRLAEPASSNDLIGEHASDNNLWSHVLLSVGSNGELQNNQDVEENFVDALSSKSMSTGMFEPACDYLKKLDNSWEFTNSTSFNNFEKHINGFNDSVLDNERLNKLSNLVSTWSIAPPDPDVNRQFDPQTCNISLSSSMDHYSQPDLCHMKHAFADSTSCDLGTTRNSSLFPCYSHEMKVENERRETEAPVALLRRSFNNNGLGYQIGVNSSLMGDNPRSYFYGMPNSSSCRSIKSFADVISFSNRMGKPLMDIHAPNNCFKSLNTSDYKKQGLQTSMLRNSSCSMQTRNNGKGQGIANEGKRKRSEDGSESALKKPKQENPTASSVKAPKVKLGDRITALQQIVSPFGKTDTASVLFEAIQYIKFLQEQVQLLSNPYMKTNSHKDPWGGLDRKDKGDTKLDLRSRGLCLVPTSCTPQIYRENTGSDYWSTPTYRGSLYR
- the LOC126717841 gene encoding transcription factor bHLH111 isoform X3, whose amino-acid sequence is MCEKERDMAEECIESSVATSSSTPTNWWDIPGASALPAWNNNPNSWHHQNPNSNSSCEEDVSISTSFTNASNHSGLTVESSRRLAEPASSNDLIGEHASDNNLWSHVLLSVGSNGELQNNQDVEENFVDALSSKSMSTGMFEPACDYLKKLDNSWEFTNSTSFNNFEKHINGFNDSVLDNERLNKLSNLVSTWSIAPPDPDVNRQFDPQTCNISLSSSMDHYSQPDLCHMKHAFADSTSCDLGTTRNSSLFPCYSHEMKVENERRETEAPVALLRRSFNNNGLGYQIGVNSSLMGDNPRSYFYGMPNSSSCRSIKSFADVISFSNRMGKPLMDIHAPNNCFKSLNTSDYKKQGLQTSMTRNNGKGQGIANEGKRKRSEDGSESALKKPKQENPTASSVKVQAPKVKLGDRITALQQIVSPFGKTDTASVLFEAIQYIKFLQEQVQLLSNPYMKTNSHKDPWGGLDRKDKGDTKLDLRSRGLCLVPTSCTPQIYRENTGSDYWSTPTYRGSLYR
- the LOC126717841 gene encoding transcription factor bHLH111 isoform X4; the protein is MCEKERDMAEECIESSVATSSSTPTNWWDIPGASALPAWNNNPNSWHHQNPNSNSSCEEDVSISTSFTNASNHSGLTVESSRRLAEPASSNDLIGEHASDNNLWSHVLLSVGSNGELQNNQDVEENFVDALSSKSMSTGMFEPACDYLKKLDNSWEFTNSTSFNNFEKHINGFNDSVLDNERLNKLSNLVSTWSIAPPDPDVNRQFDPQTCNISLSSSMDHYSQPDLCHMKHAFADSTSCDLGTTRNSSLFPCYSHEMKVENERRETEAPVALLRRSFNNNGLGYQIGVNSSLMGDNPRSYFYGMPNSSSCRSIKSFADVISFSNRMGKPLMDIHAPNNCFKSLNTSDYKKQGLQTSMTRNNGKGQGIANEGKRKRSEDGSESALKKPKQENPTASSVKAPKVKLGDRITALQQIVSPFGKTDTASVLFEAIQYIKFLQEQVQLLSNPYMKTNSHKDPWGGLDRKDKGDTKLDLRSRGLCLVPTSCTPQIYRENTGSDYWSTPTYRGSLYR